In the Lepidochelys kempii isolate rLepKem1 chromosome 3, rLepKem1.hap2, whole genome shotgun sequence genome, one interval contains:
- the FAM110C gene encoding protein FAM110C, protein MPTEISHAVRMHAISDFPLTVRLLSKGPEYLRRQMEAGTPGRKSAVERLAADKAKYVKSQHVISTKQEPVIGLSSASESSSESCSVENKKISRDVGGGKGTKNSEPTKAMYSCSAPLEPDPPIARRSSSKKQVRPDSLVIYRQKCELVKGQSNERSRGGLVRWLFQGSMKEKLLTSPEMPNITGQGLTPESEETVSTKHAANEPNSRVAEHAAPANTDARAVPERECEDSSQLTVAPDEVKDMRRKGLHRSQSDISSRYSKSFSEFDTFFKYCGLEPEVVEDLGRENFSVISDISFRIRSISLATSESDFTRHSGDDGLLEEELTEQVPSTTSVIERNARIIKWLYTCKKAKETNNMLQELA, encoded by the coding sequence ATGCCAACTGAAATCTCTCACGCCGTAAGAATGCACGCCATCTCGGACTTCCCTTTGACAGTGCGACTCCTCAGCAAGGGGCCAGAATACCTTCGCAGACAGATGGAGGCAGGCACCCCAGGCAGGAAAAGTGCTGTGGAAAGACTGGCAGCTGATAAGGCCAAGTATGTAAAAAGTCAGCATGTAATCAGCACTAAGCAGGAACCCGTCATCGGGCTGAGCTCAGCCTCAGAGAGCAGCAGTGAGAGCTGTTCAgtggaaaacaaaaaaatcagcagGGACGTTGGTGGAGGGAAAGGCACAAAAAACTCGGAGCCAACTAAAGCAATGTATTCCTGCAGTGCTCCCCTGGAACCTGATCCACCCATAGCAAGGCGCAGCAGCTCCAAGAAGCAGGTACGGCCAGACTCCCTAGTGATCTATCGCCAGAAATGTGAGCTTGTGAAAGGTCAAAGCAATGAGAGGTCACGAGGGGGCCTGGTGAGGTGGCTGTTCCAGGGGTCCATGAAGGAGAAGCTGCTGACTTCCCCTGAGATGCCCAACATAACTGGGCAGGGCCTCACACCAGAAAGTGAGGAGACAGTATCCACCAAACACGCCGCCAATGAGCCAAACAGCCGTGTAGCTGAGCACGCTGCTCCTGCAAACACAGACGCACGAGCTGTTCCTGAGCGTGAGTGTGAGGACTCCTCACAACTGACTGTTGCACCTGATGAGGTCAAGGACATGAGGAGGAAAGGGCTGCATCGTTCCCAGTCTGATATCAGCTCTCGCTATTCCAAGTCTTTCTCTGAGTTTGACACGTTTTTTAAGTACTGCGGCCTCGAACCCGAGGTAGTCGAGGATCTGGGCAGAGAGAACTTCTCTGTGATTTCTGACATCTCCTTCAGGATCCGCAGCATCAGCCTGGCAACATCCGAGAGCGATTTCACAAGGCACAGTGGGGATGATGGGCTGTTGGAGGAAGAACTGACTGAGCAGGTCCCTAGCACCACGTCAGTGATTGAGCGCAACGCTCGGATAATCAAATGGCTGTATACTTGTAAGAAAGCCAAGGAGACTAACAACATGCTACAAGAGCTTGCGTGA